In Brachypodium distachyon strain Bd21 chromosome 2, Brachypodium_distachyon_v3.0, whole genome shotgun sequence, one genomic interval encodes:
- the LOC100830105 gene encoding protein MIZU-KUSSEI 1, giving the protein MRDITARSPQDTLSFSRRHFKWPVLGKSRSSSHGGMSGDEYYMKSSEAEEEEEEEEEEGAMAFSSACPSFHSDGFLSPPPLPQKPRPKAAQAQAPQKEKQQKQRKAKVKTAVARIRSALSAAVSGRRRQVGMGARLAGTLYGHRRGHVHLAFQVDPRACPALLLELAAPTAALVREMASGLVRIALECERGKPKGGAGAGDEGGGGGRRLVEETVWRAYVNGRSCGFAARRECGAADWRVLRALEPVSMGAGVIPAASGGGIEGDVMYMRARFERVVGSRDSEAFYMMNPDNSSGGGGNNGGPELSVYLLRV; this is encoded by the coding sequence ATGAGAGACATCACGGCGAGGAGCCCGCAGGACACGCTGTCGTTCTCGAGGAGGCACTTCAAGTGGCCGGTGCTCGGcaagagcaggagcagcagccatggcggcATGAGCGGGGACGAGTACTACATGAAGAGCTCGgaagccgaggaggaggaggaagaagaagaggaggagggagccATGGCGTTCTCTTCCGCTTGCCCATCCTTCCACTCCGACGGCttcctctcccctcctcctcttcctcagaAGCCGCGGCCCAAAGCGGCCCAGGCTCAGGCGCCGCAGAAGGagaagcagcagaagcagaggaaggcgaaggtgaagacggcggtggcgcggaTAAGGTCGGCGCTgtcggcggcggtgtcggggcggcggcggcaggtggGCATGGGCGCGCGGCTCGCCGGCACGCTCTACGGCCACCGGCGCGGCCACGTGCACCTGGCGTTCCAGGTGGACCCGCGCGCGTGcccggcgctgctgctggagctcgCGGCGCCCACGGCGGCCCTGGTGCGCGAGATGGCGTCGGGGCTCGTGCGCATCGCGCTCGAGTGCGAGCGGGGCAAGCCCaagggcggcgccggagccggagacgaaggcggcggcggggggaggAGGCTGGTGGAGGAGACGGTGTGGAGGGCGTACGTGAACGGGAGGAGCTGCGGGttcgcggcgaggagggagtGCGGCGCCGCTGACTGGCGCGTGCTGCGGGCGCTGGAGCCCGTGTCCATGGGCGCCGGGGTGAtcccggcggcgagcggcggcgggatcgAGGGGGACGTGATGTACATGCGGGCCCGGTTCGAGCGCGTGGTGGGGTCCCGCGACTCCGAGGCGTTCTACATGATGAACCCAGAcaacagcagcggcggcggcggcaacaacGGCGGACCCGAGCTCAGCGTCTACCTCCTCAGAGTCTGA